The following is a genomic window from uncultured Hyphomonas sp..
GTCATCGGCGCTGGTATCGGTGCTATCGCTGGTCTTGCAGACGATGACGTCTCCGATACGGAGGGTCTTATCGCGGGTGCGATCGTCGGGGCCGTTGCAGGCGGCGGCGTGGGCATGGTCGAGACGCGTGAGCAGCGTCGCAAGATCGTCATCGAATGCATGCAGGGACGAGGGCATCCGGTCGTCGGATAAGCGGCCATCAATGCGGCGCGCGGTCAAAAGTCACCTGAAGAAATGACCGCGCGCCGACACCGGCAAATGAAGGAAGGATCACGATGTTGCAGCCAGGAAAAAATGTCCTGATAGCCGGCGCGACGGGATATCTCGGGCGGAGGCTTGTCAGGGCTTACGCTGAAGCGGGCTATTCCGTGCGGGCGCTCGCACGCGCACCTGAGAAGCTTTGTGGCCTTGGCGACTATCTCGATGACATTTTCGTCGGTGAAGCAACAAAACCCGTCAGCGTGGATGGGTGTTGTGACGGAATCGATCTCGTTGTCTCTGCACTGGGCGTGACCCGCCAGAAAGACGGGCTGACTTATGAAGAGGTCGACTACGGTGCCAACCGGAACCTGCTGGATGAGGCGATGCGCGCGAGTGTGCAGCGATTTGCCTACATCCATGTCCTGAACGCGGAAGAAATGCCGGGTTCAGCCATGGCCCGGGCGAAGGCAAAATTTGCGTCCGAACTGCAGGGCGCGGCGATCGCTTCGACCATTATCAGGCCGAGCGGGTTCTTCTCGGACCTGATGGAAATCCTGCAGATGGCACAGGCGGGGCGCGTTTACCTGTTCGGTGATGGACAAAGCCGTATCTCGCCGATTGATGGATCTGATCTTGCGATTCTGTGCGTCCGGGCGAGCCAAGACGGACGGGAGCAAGTGGAGGCAGGTGGGCCTCAGACCTTCACACAGGATGAGATTGCCAGGCTGGCTTTTCAGGTCCTGAGCAAACCACCGGCGATCACTCATATACCTCTGTGCCTTGGCAAGGCAGGTGTCACTCTTGCGAAACTGCTCGGTTTCCGGTCTGTCGCGGGACCATTCGAATTTTTCCTCAGTGCATCCGCCCTGGATATGAGCGCGCCGCCCAATGGCGAGCGCCTGCTTAAGGATGCGTTTCAAGCTGGGCTGAATTAGCAGCGTAACCCGATTGAAAATGCTCACCCATCAGAAGGCCGCCAATGCCTCATACAAGCAGAATGAGCAAGTTGTTATTTTCCTGGAAGTGCGCTGTTTGGGTTTAGGCGGGTTGTGAGTTCGCGCCAGCCTGCCTGGCCGGTCATTATCTGGATGGGTATGCTGAACCTGACCTTATGAAACCTGATTGGTTCGGGAACATATCAGTATACCAATTAATTGGAGAAAACACGTATGGGACGCTTGTCTGGAAATACGGCGCTGGTCACCGGAGCTGCTCGCGGTATTGGAGCCGCCATCGCGACAATGTTCAAACAGGAGGGAGCGGACGTTATTGTCACCGATATTGACGAATCGCTTGGTCAGGAATTTGCCAGCTCCATTTCCAGCCGGTTTCAAAAACTAGATGTCGGCACTGAAGCCGACTGGCTCAGTTTCGAGCAACTTTTCCCCCAGGTCGATATCGTAGTGAACAATGCCGGCGTGACCGGGTTCGAAGCGGGGCTCGTCGCGCATGATCCTGAAAATGCGAGTCTTTCAGACTGGCGTGAAGTCCATCGCATAAATCTTGATGGAACCTTTTTGGGGTGTCGCTACGCTATCCGGGCAATGAAGGAAAAAGGACGAGGGGCCATCGTCAACATCTCCTCGCGCTCAGGCCTGGTCGGGATTCCCACAGCAGCAGCGTATGCTTCGTCCAAAGCGGCTATTCGGAATCATACGAAATCGGTAGCGCTCTATTGCGCACAAAAAGGATGGGATATTCGGTGCAATTCCATCCATCCTGCGGCGATCCTTACGCCGATGTGGGAACCGATGCTGGGTGATGGGCCGCAGCGTGAGGCGACCATGAAGGCATTCGTCGCCGATACGCCTCAGAAGCGTTTCGGTGAATCAGAAGAAGTGGCGGCGCTCGCCGTGCTGCTGGCATCAGATGAAGCGCGTTATATCACTGGTTCTGAAATGAATATTGACGGGGGTATTCTTGCCGGATCCGCTGCAAGTCCCAAGGGTTGATGAAGGTGGGGAGAGCTCGTGATGCCTGCCGTGCGCCCCTGTCGCTGAGGTCGAATCTGGAAAGGCATGAGAGGAGCCCCAGCAAACCCGTATATCTGGAATCCGGCTCCAAGCGGTTCCCCCCTAAATATGACTGACGCCGGAACCAGATTTGGTTTAAGTGCAACGTCCTGTTTGTCATACGCGATCAACCGTTTTGGAGTGAGCCTGTATTCTTGACAGGTTGCCGTAGTGGTCTGCTCAAAATGCACCCATCCTTAACAGGAGACCTGTTGTCGAGATGGCCAAAGGCGGTCGTGTACACCGAGACGGTCAGCGGGACGCCTGGGGCTCGGCTCAGGTGCTCACTCGTTGTCCCGCCCAAACGGAGCTGAGGACGATTGCCGCGCCGAGGCCTTGCACAGGCGACAGGGACTGACCGAGCGCCACCCAGCCAAGCAACACCGCGGTAACGGGGCTCATCATGCCGAGCATCGAGACTGCGCCGGGCTCTATCCGGGCGACACCCCGAAACCACAGAGCATAGGTGGCTGCAGCGCCGATGAGACTGAGCCAGGCCAGACCTGCGAGGTTCGTCGCGGTCAGAAGCGGCAGTGCGGGTTCCATGATCAGCGCCACCGGCGATAGGATCAGGCCGCCGGCGGTCAGCTGCCAAGCCGTGAAGCTCAGCGCTGAGACCGGCGGCTGCCATTGAAGAAGTCGTCTTTTCCAGAGCGCCCGGGCATGGGCCCGGCTTGCCCCATCCTCTCTTCACGCCAGGACCGGAACCAGTTTGGCGAGTTTGCGGAGGTTCTGGGCGGTTGCAGCCAGATGGAACTCGTCCCGGGCGCCAATTGGGCCTCCCAGGCCTAGTTTAGTGAGGTCGATGATGCGTTTCAGATGGGCAAACAACATCTCGACCTTCTTCCGTTCGCGGCGGGACTGAACATATGCGTCCGTCTTCGCGACCTCCCGGACAAAATCTCGAGCGGCTTCATGGATCGATCGGGTAATCTCTCTGTGCGGCTGGCCCGGACACCATTGCCCCTTGGAGGGGGCAGACGTCACAGTCAGCTTTCCTGGTGCAGTAAAGGCGCGGACCTGCCTTGGTCACGCCAGAGCGGGGCGTCGAGAAGTTGCGATTGAACTGGCGCAGTTGGTTGCCTCTGGGGCAGGGATAATGATCCGCCTCGGGATCATAG
Proteins encoded in this region:
- a CDS encoding transposase codes for the protein MTSAPSKGQWCPGQPHREITRSIHEAARDFVREVAKTDAYVQSRRERKKVEMLFAHLKRIIDLTKLGLGGPIGARDEFHLAATAQNLRKLAKLVPVLA
- a CDS encoding SDR family oxidoreductase, which gives rise to MGRLSGNTALVTGAARGIGAAIATMFKQEGADVIVTDIDESLGQEFASSISSRFQKLDVGTEADWLSFEQLFPQVDIVVNNAGVTGFEAGLVAHDPENASLSDWREVHRINLDGTFLGCRYAIRAMKEKGRGAIVNISSRSGLVGIPTAAAYASSKAAIRNHTKSVALYCAQKGWDIRCNSIHPAAILTPMWEPMLGDGPQREATMKAFVADTPQKRFGESEEVAALAVLLASDEARYITGSEMNIDGGILAGSAASPKG
- a CDS encoding SDR family oxidoreductase; its protein translation is MLQPGKNVLIAGATGYLGRRLVRAYAEAGYSVRALARAPEKLCGLGDYLDDIFVGEATKPVSVDGCCDGIDLVVSALGVTRQKDGLTYEEVDYGANRNLLDEAMRASVQRFAYIHVLNAEEMPGSAMARAKAKFASELQGAAIASTIIRPSGFFSDLMEILQMAQAGRVYLFGDGQSRISPIDGSDLAILCVRASQDGREQVEAGGPQTFTQDEIARLAFQVLSKPPAITHIPLCLGKAGVTLAKLLGFRSVAGPFEFFLSASALDMSAPPNGERLLKDAFQAGLN
- a CDS encoding EamA family transporter translates to MSFTAWQLTAGGLILSPVALIMEPALPLLTATNLAGLAWLSLIGAAATYALWFRGVARIEPGAVSMLGMMSPVTAVLLGWVALGQSLSPVQGLGAAIVLSSVWAGQRVST
- a CDS encoding glycine zipper family protein, yielding MNNVSLPAMLMLGLAVAGCANTGAKYQPINDGPKAAGYAADLSDCQALATERSYTNGDMKTDAVIGAGIGAIAGLADDDVSDTEGLIAGAIVGAVAGGGVGMVETREQRRKIVIECMQGRGHPVVG